The DNA region AGGATAGTAAAACAAATACAGTATCTGCAGTGGAAAATGGTATTGAAGGTGCAAAGGAAGCGATACTTGATTATGAGGTAGTAGACACTATAAAAGGCTTTAGTTTAGTGAAAATTAATTTACATACAGGAAGACCTCATCAAATCCGTGTTCAGTTTTCTACAATTGGACATCCTTTATATGGAGATCAGCGATATGGACCTAAAGTAAACAATGTAGGGCAGCAAATTGCGCTTTGGTCACATCAAATTACTTGTGAGCATCCTACTTCAAAGGAAAAGATGACATTTACTAGTTTGCCTGAGAAAAAAGAGCCTTGGATTAGGTTTATGTTAGATACAAATATTATGTATAAATAAAATAAGGATAGTTTTCCTGTGGAAAACTATCCTTTAATAATATCTGGAAAAAGGTAATATCAGCACCATTAGTGTATCAAAAAAACATGAACTTGGCAAGAAAAAAGTTAAAAATAGAAGAAAAAATATGTAAGGTAAATTAAATAACAATAGCAGACATTACAATAACATATTTATGGTTTGTATAAAAACCTGGTTTACATTACAATTGGAATACACTAATAGAGAAAAGACTATGAATATAATTAAAATATTGGAGCGGAGGGATTCTATGGAGGCAAAGGCCCATCTAAGTTATGTCGAGGAAAAGGGAAGTCTTAAAAAAACATTAAAGTGGGTAGAAGAGGAAAAGGAGTATTTAGAGAACTACGAAGCTATGTTAAACAAGGAGATAACTGACATTAGAAAAACAGTTACCCATATGGCGGATGAGCGATTAATTGCAAAACAACAGTTACAGCAATTTGCTACAAAGGATATAAAAAAGCTAACTGTAGCACAGAGTACACCATACTTTGGACGGATTGATTTTCAAGAAGAGCGAAGAAATGAAATAGAAAAAATATATATAGGAAAGCATGGGCTGCATGATAGACAAAAAGAAGTACCTGTAGTTGTTGATTGGCGTGCCCCTATATCAGATATATATTATAGCGGACATAGTGAAGATGTGTCCTATAGAGCTCCTTATGGTGAAATAAATGGAAAAATGTATTTAAAGAGAAGATATGAAATTAGAGACGGACAATTAAGGGAAATTTTTGATGAAAAGAGATCAGAGGATAGAATAGAAGATAGTTTGAAGGGGAAAGGAGAGTTCCTAATAGAAGCCCTTAATAAATCTAATCAAGGGCGTCTAAAGGAAATTGTTGCTACAATACAAGATCAACAAAATAAAGTAATTAGAAGTGATATGATTAGACCACTTGTTGTTCAGGGGGTTGCAGGAAGTGGCAAAACAACTATAGCTCTACATAGAATGGCATATCTAATGTATAACAATAGAAGAAATATAGCGGATGCTAACTATATGGTTATTGCACCTAATAGATTATTTTTAAATTATATATCAGAAATATTACCAGACCTAGGAGTAGATGAAGTTGTTCAAACAACCTTTGAAGATTGGGCATTAAAACTTATAAAAAAGAAAATTAAAATAACCCAAAGTATTGATCAATTAAATATTTTAATGGATTCGCAAAATGAAGAGAGAAGAGTAGTTGCTAATTTAGCTAAAATGAAGGGCTCTATTTTATTAAAAAAGGTAATTGATAATAATTTGAAAATGTTAGGAAAAAACTTGCTTCCTAAAGAGGATTTAAGTATGGAGGAAGTTTCTGTACTTGAATATGAAAAGCTGCAAGAAATATTTATGACTAGTAATTTACACCTATCTTTTAACGAAAGAATAGCTAAGCTAAAGGAGTATTTAAAGATAAGATTAAAGAATGAAATTCACAGTATAGAGGAGAAAATTGATTCGATCTATAAGAAGAAAATAGATGATCTAAAAAATGGAGTAGGAGATATAGATTTAATTAGACCACAAATTATACAGTTGTATGAAGAAAGGGACGAGAAAGTAAAACAAATTAAAAAAAATATTTCTTCATCAGTCAATGGATATATTAATAAAATAGAGAAGCTGGATATTTTCAACTTTTATATTTCTGTTTTTGAGGATGAAGAGCTTAGCCTAGCCTTTAAAACAAGAATGACACCAGAGCTTTTTAATGAAATAGTTAACAAATGCAAAAGTGAGCTAAATAATAAAATATATAGCAATGAAGATTTAGCACCTCTTGCATACATTCATATTAAATTATTTGGATTAGAGAATAAGAATAAATATACACATATAGTTGTTGATGAGGCTCAAGATTTTGATGAGTTTAAAATCAGTATATTGAGGGAAATATCTTTAAATGATTCATTCACCTTCGTAGGGGATTTATCCCAAGGTATTTATTCCTATAAAGGCATTAACAGCTGGTCTAATGTAATGAAAAAAGTATTTCAAGAAAGAAGTTATGATTATCATATTTTAACAACTAGCTATAGATCTACCGTAGAAATTGTAAATCTAGCTAATGAAATTATTAAAAAGTGCGATAATCTAGAAAAGATTTTAGCTGAACCTATATTTAGACACGGAGATAAGCCGGGTTTATCGAGATGTATAAATGAGGAAGAGATGGTTGATAAAGTCGTTAAAAAAGTTGAAATGTTAAAAAATGAAAGCCATTCTTCTATAGCGATTATTTGTAAGGATTTAAAATCTACTGAAGGGGTATATGAAAAGATAAAAGGTAAGCTGCCTGAAGTATACTTGCTTACAGATAAAACAACAGACTTTAAAGAAGGTGTA from Alkaliphilus flagellatus includes:
- the helD gene encoding RNA polymerase recycling motor HelD, coding for MEAKAHLSYVEEKGSLKKTLKWVEEEKEYLENYEAMLNKEITDIRKTVTHMADERLIAKQQLQQFATKDIKKLTVAQSTPYFGRIDFQEERRNEIEKIYIGKHGLHDRQKEVPVVVDWRAPISDIYYSGHSEDVSYRAPYGEINGKMYLKRRYEIRDGQLREIFDEKRSEDRIEDSLKGKGEFLIEALNKSNQGRLKEIVATIQDQQNKVIRSDMIRPLVVQGVAGSGKTTIALHRMAYLMYNNRRNIADANYMVIAPNRLFLNYISEILPDLGVDEVVQTTFEDWALKLIKKKIKITQSIDQLNILMDSQNEERRVVANLAKMKGSILLKKVIDNNLKMLGKNLLPKEDLSMEEVSVLEYEKLQEIFMTSNLHLSFNERIAKLKEYLKIRLKNEIHSIEEKIDSIYKKKIDDLKNGVGDIDLIRPQIIQLYEERDEKVKQIKKNISSSVNGYINKIEKLDIFNFYISVFEDEELSLAFKTRMTPELFNEIVNKCKSELNNKIYSNEDLAPLAYIHIKLFGLENKNKYTHIVVDEAQDFDEFKISILREISLNDSFTFVGDLSQGIYSYKGINSWSNVMKKVFQERSYDYHILTTSYRSTVEIVNLANEIIKKCDNLEKILAEPIFRHGDKPGLSRCINEEEMVDKVVKKVEMLKNESHSSIAIICKDLKSTEGVYEKIKGKLPEVYLLTDKTTDFKEGVLLIPSYLSKGLEFDGVILWNVNEEKYNLNPIDIKLLYIAITRGLHKVDIFYENKPSRILEGLEEFVSLL
- a CDS encoding RluA family pseudouridine synthase, translating into MNKKIPILFEDNHLLVVEKPPNILSQGDQTRDADMLTLLKEDIKERYNKPGNVYLGLVHRLDRPVGGVMVFAKTSKSASRLSDQIRKREFEKSYMAVIHGKPSKKKDTLIHYLLKDSKTNTVSAVENGIEGAKEAILDYEVVDTIKGFSLVKINLHTGRPHQIRVQFSTIGHPLYGDQRYGPKVNNVGQQIALWSHQITCEHPTSKEKMTFTSLPEKKEPWIRFMLDTNIMYK